Proteins encoded in a region of the Campylobacter geochelonis genome:
- a CDS encoding Coenzyme F420 hydrogenase/dehydrogenase, beta subunit C-terminal domain has product MKPNVIEAVVKKDRCIGCGACAGLCPASVLKMKFNSSGIYEPMEIPGCLEKCKICLDACPFFDKELEEKNISQELYGDNPKNFKELGNFINTYSFCLKENNERIKSASGGAGYYILSQLLSKDEVDKIIAVEPNEDPEYLFKFAVFSNKEELKNSRSSAYYPVTMEEVIKFVLKNNHRYAIVTLPCFAKALRFAQKTNYKLRNRVKYIIGLVCGQIKTKHFAQTLGNLSFKDEKALKKVDFRFKVENRPSSNFAFKFTSTDDWSSTDDRKTSPSLFWGSRAFTPFACNNCNDTFALCCDAVLMDAWLPEFTKDWRGHSLVITREKTIDEIFKNSSEICEVYDYKRVYLSQKQVVENKQMFYYKKAHFYEKRLYEAKLKVQEKSNKDKEKILYTIEEYAKELKRYQLFTLPYRATRKIYRIIRSKI; this is encoded by the coding sequence ATGAAACCAAATGTTATAGAAGCAGTAGTTAAAAAAGATAGATGTATAGGTTGTGGCGCTTGTGCTGGTCTATGTCCAGCATCTGTCTTGAAGATGAAATTTAACAGTAGTGGTATCTATGAACCTATGGAAATTCCGGGCTGTCTTGAAAAGTGTAAAATTTGTCTTGATGCTTGCCCATTTTTTGATAAAGAACTGGAAGAAAAAAATATATCACAAGAGTTATATGGTGATAATCCAAAAAACTTCAAAGAACTTGGAAATTTTATAAACACATATTCATTTTGCTTAAAAGAAAATAATGAAAGAATAAAAAGCGCAAGCGGTGGGGCGGGGTATTATATATTATCACAACTTTTATCTAAAGACGAAGTTGATAAAATAATAGCGGTTGAGCCGAACGAAGATCCTGAATATCTTTTTAAATTTGCTGTTTTTTCTAACAAAGAAGAGCTTAAAAACTCAAGGAGTTCAGCTTACTATCCTGTAACCATGGAAGAAGTTATAAAGTTTGTATTAAAAAACAATCATAGATATGCCATAGTGACTTTACCTTGTTTTGCTAAGGCATTGAGATTCGCACAAAAAACAAACTATAAATTAAGAAATAGGGTTAAATACATAATCGGCTTAGTATGTGGACAAATCAAAACTAAGCATTTTGCACAGACTCTAGGAAATTTGAGCTTTAAAGATGAAAAGGCTTTAAAAAAGGTAGATTTTCGCTTTAAAGTAGAAAATAGACCAAGCTCAAATTTTGCTTTTAAATTTACGTCTACCGACGACTGGTCGTCTACCGACGACAGAAAAACATCACCAAGTTTATTTTGGGGAAGTAGAGCGTTTACGCCTTTTGCCTGTAATAACTGTAATGATACTTTTGCGCTGTGCTGTGATGCTGTGCTAATGGATGCGTGGTTGCCTGAGTTTACTAAAGACTGGAGAGGGCATTCTTTGGTGATTACACGAGAGAAGACAATAGATGAAATATTTAAAAACAGTAGTGAAATTTGCGAAGTTTATGACTATAAAAGAGTTTATTTATCACAAAAACAAGTAGTAGAAAATAAACAAATGTTTTATTATAAAAAAGCTCATTTTTATGAAAAAAGACTATATGAAGCTAAGTTAAAAGTGCAAGAAAAAAGTAATAAAGATAAAGAAAAAATTCTATACACGATAGAAGAGTATGCAAAAGAGTTAAAAAGATACCAACTTTTTACATTGCCATACCGAGCCACAAGAAAAATATATAGAATAATTAGGAGTAAAATTTGA
- a CDS encoding arginyltransferase: MNLIPFCTLDTTCPYLPDRKSRTEYIYIEGCNFELNSKLVRYGFRRFGRYFQKPVCQGCDKCVSVRVDSFSFLPSKSQRRVIRKNENTRWYYSRPLVDDEHVELFKKYHRHMYHKRDWKYYDMDLKKYYDLYVLGYGNFGKEISYYNEAGELICVDLIDILEDGISSIYCYYDPEYSHLSLGKFSLLKEIEFIRKSELRWVYLGYHVDGCQSLEYKKDYQPQEILTEYVGFDKDAIWK, translated from the coding sequence ATGAACTTGATACCATTTTGCACTCTTGATACGACTTGCCCATATTTACCAGATAGAAAGAGTAGAACGGAGTATATCTACATCGAAGGATGTAACTTCGAGCTTAACTCAAAGCTGGTTAGATATGGGTTTAGGCGTTTTGGAAGATACTTTCAAAAACCAGTGTGTCAAGGGTGCGATAAGTGCGTAAGCGTGCGCGTAGATAGCTTTTCTTTTTTACCATCAAAAAGCCAAAGAAGAGTCATAAGAAAAAACGAAAACACACGCTGGTACTACTCTAGACCGCTTGTAGATGATGAGCATGTGGAGTTGTTTAAAAAATACCATAGGCATATGTATCATAAAAGGGACTGGAAATACTATGATATGGATCTTAAGAAATACTATGATTTATATGTTTTAGGGTATGGAAATTTTGGCAAGGAAATTTCATACTATAATGAAGCAGGCGAGCTTATATGCGTGGATTTAATCGACATACTTGAAGACGGTATCAGTTCGATTTACTGCTACTACGACCCGGAATACTCACACTTAAGTTTAGGTAAATTTTCTCTTTTAAAAGAGATAGAATTTATTAGAAAATCAGAACTAAGATGGGTTTATCTAGGCTATCATGTAGATGGTTGCCAAAGTTTAGAGTATAAAAAGGACTATCAACCGCAAGAAATTTTAACCGAATATGTTGGGTTTGATAAAGATGCGATTTGGAAGTAG
- a CDS encoding nucleotide sugar dehydrogenase has product MLKNKTIAIVGLGYVGLPLLHAFAKKYKNVIGYDINQTRIDELKSGYDRTLELDDKKIDEIKDNVLYTTDIKELKRANIYIVTVPTPIDDKNKPDLTPLIMSSRSIGTVLDKGDIVIYESTVYPGVTEDVCVPELEKSSNLKFNKDFFCGYSPERINPGDKEHTVSKILKVTSGSTPEIADVVDELYKSIITAGTFRASSIKVAEASKVIENTQRDVLIALTNELALIFNMMGIDTNEVIEAAGTKWNFIKLKPGLVGGHCIGVDPYYLTYRAEELGYKPNLILNARQINNSMAKYIAEQTIRTLIDKDKKVKGSNILVLGVTFKENCTDLRNTKVVDIIEELKSYGINVDVYDPWVDPKEEKKKYKHGIIENPFKKDKKYDAAILAVAHDEFKKLTQKDYENVLDNDMIIIDVKGIAPNPTWKL; this is encoded by the coding sequence ATGTTAAAAAACAAAACCATAGCTATAGTTGGGTTAGGATATGTAGGGCTTCCTCTTTTGCATGCATTTGCTAAAAAGTACAAAAATGTTATCGGTTATGATATAAACCAAACGCGAATAGATGAGCTAAAAAGTGGTTATGATAGAACTTTAGAATTAGATGATAAGAAAATAGATGAAATAAAAGACAACGTTCTTTACACAACTGATATAAAAGAGCTTAAAAGAGCGAACATCTATATAGTTACAGTTCCAACTCCAATAGATGATAAAAATAAGCCAGATTTAACACCTCTTATAATGTCTAGTAGGAGCATAGGTACAGTGCTTGATAAAGGCGATATAGTGATATATGAAAGCACTGTTTACCCTGGCGTTACGGAAGATGTTTGTGTGCCAGAACTAGAAAAAAGCTCAAATTTAAAGTTTAATAAAGACTTTTTTTGTGGATATTCGCCAGAACGTATAAATCCAGGAGATAAAGAACACACTGTAAGTAAAATTTTAAAAGTTACAAGCGGTAGTACGCCAGAAATCGCAGATGTCGTAGATGAACTTTATAAAAGTATTATAACTGCTGGTACTTTTAGAGCAAGCAGCATAAAAGTAGCAGAAGCTAGTAAAGTTATAGAAAACACGCAAAGAGACGTGCTTATAGCTCTTACAAATGAATTAGCGCTTATCTTTAACATGATGGGAATAGATACAAATGAAGTTATAGAAGCAGCTGGAACTAAGTGGAATTTTATAAAGTTAAAACCTGGGCTTGTAGGAGGACACTGTATAGGCGTAGATCCATACTATCTAACTTACCGCGCAGAAGAGCTTGGATATAAGCCAAATTTGATACTAAATGCAAGGCAGATAAACAACTCTATGGCAAAATATATAGCTGAGCAAACTATACGAACATTAATCGATAAAGATAAAAAAGTCAAAGGTTCAAATATCTTAGTTTTGGGTGTAACTTTTAAAGAAAATTGTACTGATTTGCGCAATACAAAGGTTGTTGATATCATAGAAGAGCTAAAAAGTTATGGCATAAATGTGGATGTGTATGATCCTTGGGTTGATCCAAAGGAAGAGAAGAAAAAATATAAACATGGTATTATAGAGAATCCTTTCAAAAAAGATAAAAAGTATGATGCTGCTATTTTAGCTGTTGCGCATGATGAATTTAAAAAACTAACTCAAAAAGATTATGAGAATGTTTTGGATAATGATATGATAATAATCGATGTAAAAGGCATAGCGCCAAATCCAACTTGGAAGCTGTAA
- a CDS encoding acetyl-CoA carboxylase subunit A yields the protein MIHKILIANRGEIAVRVIRACRDLHLKSVAIYTKPDKASLHVRIADEAYEIGEHPMHGYLDAKRIVEVAKHCGADAIHPGYGFLSENYEFAKEVEDAGLIFIGPKADVIRKMGNKNIARYLMRKNGIPVVPGTETLNNETLETIKRYASQIGYPVILKASGGGGGRGIREVHKEADLEGLLDDCKREAKAFFNNDEVFMEKLILNPRHIEFQILGDNYGNIIHLLERDCSIQRRHQKIIEIAPSPTMSENLRKTMGVTAVAAAKAVNYTSVGTVEFLLDDYNNFYFMEMNTRIQVEHGVTEEITGIDLIVRQIRIAAGEILDIEQSDIKSQGFAIEARIVAEDAAKNFTPALGKVTGYYPALGPSVRVDSHLYKDYNIPPFYDSLLAKLMVRSTSYDLAVNKLERALEEFAIEGICTTIPFLLAISRSREFRRGFFDTSYTDRHLPYLREEMKKYKDKANKFSQEDDLKAVVIEAIKRLKEDRAKNE from the coding sequence GTGATACATAAAATTCTTATAGCAAATCGCGGCGAGATTGCGGTTAGGGTCATTAGAGCGTGCAGAGACTTGCACTTAAAAAGCGTGGCTATCTACACAAAACCAGATAAAGCTTCTCTTCATGTGCGTATAGCAGATGAAGCTTACGAGATAGGCGAACACCCAATGCACGGCTATCTTGATGCAAAACGCATAGTAGAAGTTGCTAAACACTGTGGAGCGGATGCGATTCATCCAGGATATGGTTTTTTAAGTGAAAACTATGAATTTGCCAAAGAGGTTGAAGATGCAGGGCTGATTTTCATAGGGCCAAAAGCCGATGTTATAAGAAAAATGGGTAACAAAAACATCGCTCGTTATCTTATGCGTAAAAATGGTATCCCAGTTGTTCCAGGAACTGAAACATTAAACAACGAAACACTAGAAACGATAAAAAGATACGCTAGCCAAATAGGCTATCCAGTTATCTTAAAAGCAAGCGGTGGTGGCGGCGGACGTGGAATTCGTGAAGTGCATAAAGAGGCTGATTTAGAGGGGCTTTTAGATGACTGTAAACGTGAAGCTAAAGCGTTTTTTAACAACGATGAAGTCTTTATGGAAAAACTTATCTTAAACCCAAGACACATCGAGTTTCAAATTTTAGGTGATAACTATGGAAATATCATACATCTGCTTGAGCGCGACTGCTCGATTCAAAGAAGACATCAAAAAATCATCGAAATAGCACCAAGTCCAACGATGAGTGAAAACTTACGTAAAACTATGGGCGTAACAGCGGTTGCTGCGGCAAAAGCGGTAAACTACACAAGTGTTGGAACGGTTGAGTTTTTACTAGATGATTATAATAATTTTTATTTTATGGAGATGAATACAAGAATTCAAGTCGAGCATGGAGTAACTGAAGAGATAACTGGAATTGATTTGATAGTGCGTCAAATTCGAATTGCAGCGGGCGAGATACTAGATATCGAGCAAAGTGATATAAAATCTCAAGGTTTTGCTATAGAAGCTCGTATAGTTGCAGAAGACGCGGCTAAAAACTTTACGCCAGCCCTTGGCAAGGTTACAGGATATTATCCAGCTTTAGGACCTTCAGTCAGGGTTGATAGTCACTTGTATAAAGACTACAACATACCTCCATTTTACGACTCGCTTTTAGCAAAGCTTATGGTTAGATCTACAAGCTATGATCTAGCGGTAAATAAGTTAGAAAGAGCGCTAGAAGAGTTTGCTATTGAAGGCATTTGCACGACGATACCGTTTCTTTTAGCTATTAGTAGAAGCCGTGAGTTTAGAAGAGGATTTTTTGATACATCTTATACCGATAGGCACTTGCCATATCTTAGAGAAGAGATGAAAAAATATAAAGATAAAGCTAATAAATTTAGCCAAGAAGATGACTTAAAAGCCGTTGTTATCGAGGCTATAAAGAGATTAAAAGAGGATAGGGCGAAAAATGAATGA
- a CDS encoding HU family DNA-binding protein: MKKAEFIQLVAEKAGLSKKDTLKVVDATLDSIRESLVKGEIVSFIGFGSFAIAERAAREGKVPGTNKTYKSPATKVVKFRVGKQLKDAVSAKAKKPAKKK, translated from the coding sequence ATGAAAAAAGCTGAATTCATTCAATTGGTTGCTGAAAAAGCTGGACTATCAAAAAAAGACACACTAAAGGTAGTTGATGCTACTTTAGATTCAATCCGCGAATCTTTAGTAAAAGGCGAAATAGTTAGTTTTATCGGTTTTGGATCTTTTGCTATCGCTGAAAGAGCAGCTAGAGAAGGCAAAGTTCCTGGCACAAATAAAACTTATAAATCACCAGCTACAAAAGTTGTCAAATTCAGAGTTGGAAAACAACTTAAAGATGCAGTTTCTGCAAAAGCAAAAAAACCTGCTAAAAAGAAATAA
- a CDS encoding oligosaccharide flippase family protein produces the protein MKNERKSGVILSYVNIFLNLIVTLFYTPFVLRILGQSEFGLFSLAMSIIGYLVILDFGLGNAIIVFTSKYRARAEFDTEKTLHGTVFTIYIIMSVFAILAGVTFSLKVEYFFGKSMSIEELNTIRILFLILTLNIAITLPMNIYTAILNAYEKFTFLKVITIIRTLLMPIVILPLLFLGYKSIVMVASITIINFICLGLNFWYYRKNIGSKISIFNFKFDMLKIVCSYSFFIFLTMVVDQINWQAGNFIIGSFLGTKDVAIFSIAVLINTSFMILSTAVSGVMLPKISTMVSQGVSNSILTDEMIKIGRLQNYIIFFILSTFFIFGREFIILWAGKSYEMAYLTTMIMMIPLAIPLIQNLGLSILQAKNRFKFKAITTLVGAIFNIIISIILVPKIGIIGAALGTCFNLFIINGIIINIFYHKKIGLDMYKFWLSIIRIILPLVVLAFIIFCLYTSYKTYSILHFISFTLLYGLCYFTVSYKFCMNDYEKAILNSAFVKIGVKFKGDK, from the coding sequence TTGAAAAACGAACGCAAAAGTGGTGTAATATTATCATATGTTAATATTTTTTTAAATTTAATTGTTACGCTTTTTTACACTCCTTTTGTTTTGAGGATTTTAGGACAGAGTGAATTTGGACTTTTTTCTTTAGCTATGAGTATAATTGGCTATCTTGTTATACTTGATTTTGGTCTTGGAAATGCTATCATAGTTTTTACTTCTAAATACCGTGCTAGAGCGGAGTTTGATACTGAAAAAACACTTCATGGGACTGTTTTTACTATTTATATTATTATGAGTGTTTTTGCTATTTTAGCTGGGGTAACATTTTCGCTAAAAGTGGAGTATTTTTTTGGTAAATCTATGAGTATTGAAGAGCTAAATACAATTCGAATTTTGTTTTTAATACTCACTTTAAATATAGCAATAACTCTACCTATGAATATATACACAGCAATTTTAAATGCCTATGAAAAGTTTACTTTTTTAAAGGTTATTACTATTATACGAACACTTCTTATGCCTATAGTTATTTTGCCGCTACTTTTTTTAGGCTATAAATCTATAGTAATGGTAGCTTCAATAACAATTATTAATTTTATTTGTTTAGGACTAAATTTTTGGTATTATCGCAAAAATATTGGTTCTAAAATCAGTATCTTTAACTTTAAATTTGATATGTTAAAAATCGTTTGTTCATACTCTTTTTTTATATTTTTAACCATGGTTGTTGATCAGATAAATTGGCAAGCTGGAAATTTTATAATAGGTTCTTTTTTGGGCACGAAAGATGTAGCTATTTTTTCTATAGCTGTACTTATCAATACTTCTTTTATGATACTTTCAACCGCAGTTAGTGGAGTTATGCTACCAAAAATCTCAACTATGGTTTCGCAAGGAGTTTCAAATTCTATCCTAACAGATGAGATGATAAAGATAGGTCGATTGCAAAATTATATTATATTTTTTATATTAAGTACTTTTTTTATATTTGGGAGAGAATTTATTATCTTATGGGCTGGTAAAAGCTATGAAATGGCATATTTGACTACTATGATTATGATGATACCGCTTGCTATACCACTTATTCAAAATTTAGGTCTTAGTATACTTCAAGCTAAAAACAGATTTAAATTTAAGGCTATAACTACTTTAGTAGGGGCAATTTTTAATATCATCATAAGTATTATCTTGGTTCCAAAAATAGGAATAATAGGAGCTGCTTTGGGAACATGTTTCAATCTTTTTATTATAAATGGTATTATTATAAATATTTTTTATCATAAAAAAATTGGCTTAGATATGTATAAATTCTGGCTTAGTATTATAAGAATAATACTTCCTTTGGTGGTATTGGCTTTTATAATTTTTTGTTTATATACTAGTTATAAGACTTATAGCATTTTACATTTTATATCATTTACATTGCTATATGGATTATGCTACTTTACAGTTAGCTATAAATTTTGTATGAATGATTATGAAAAAGCTATTTTAAATTCTGCTTTTGTTAAAATAGGTGTTAAATTTAAGGGTGATAAATGA
- a CDS encoding phosphomannomutase/phosphoglucomutase gives MIEQIFREYDIRGLFGKELDERSVKAIGLALGEHIAKFGLKSVSVGYDARLSANELFTWLSSGLNLAGLNVYDIGMAPTPVGYFSVFTYKFDANIMITGSHNPKEYNGFKITIGTDSFFGEDLKALGKKVANLMDCNVEIPTNSACEKYDILSNYIEFFKKEFAHLNGYNLPFVIDCANGAAGITVSKICKELNLNAKILYPNPDGNFPNHHPDPSEEKNLVDLKHQMSENRLNLGFGFDGDADRIAVLTSKRNIKGDELACLLALNMTNPRILGEVKCSQVMYDEIDKIGKSFMGKTGHSNIKKAMKELDIDLAAEVSGHIFFKERYFGFDDAVYAMMRVLELVKLGFDLDAELDKLPKLYSTDEIKIHTSEEMKFKIIAALKSEIINGIDGLPPIRDIIDIDGLRVRFDDGWALVRASNTTPVLVTRFEARSNEFLKLLQDRFMKFVDNVRERI, from the coding sequence ATGATAGAACAAATTTTTCGCGAGTATGACATAAGAGGGCTTTTTGGTAAAGAGTTGGATGAAAGAAGTGTTAAAGCTATCGGATTAGCGCTTGGTGAGCATATAGCAAAATTTGGGCTAAAGAGCGTTAGTGTTGGATACGATGCAAGGCTGAGCGCAAATGAGCTTTTTACTTGGCTTAGCAGTGGCTTAAATTTAGCTGGGCTTAATGTATATGATATCGGCATGGCGCCGACTCCAGTTGGCTACTTTAGCGTATTTACTTATAAATTTGATGCAAATATCATGATAACAGGATCGCACAACCCAAAAGAATATAATGGTTTTAAAATCACCATAGGAACTGATAGTTTCTTTGGCGAGGATTTAAAAGCGCTTGGCAAAAAAGTGGCAAATTTGATGGATTGCAACGTAGAAATTCCTACAAATTCAGCTTGTGAAAAATATGATATTTTAAGCAATTATATAGAATTTTTCAAAAAGGAATTTGCTCATTTAAATGGCTATAATCTACCTTTTGTAATCGACTGTGCTAACGGTGCGGCGGGTATCACTGTGAGTAAAATTTGCAAAGAGTTAAATTTAAATGCAAAGATTTTATATCCAAATCCTGATGGAAATTTTCCAAACCACCATCCAGATCCATCTGAAGAGAAAAATTTAGTTGATTTGAAACATCAAATGAGTGAAAACAGGCTAAATTTAGGTTTTGGGTTTGATGGAGATGCAGATAGAATAGCGGTTTTAACTTCAAAAAGAAACATCAAAGGCGATGAGCTTGCCTGCCTTTTAGCGTTAAATATGACAAATCCACGAATTTTAGGCGAGGTAAAATGCTCTCAAGTGATGTACGATGAGATAGATAAAATCGGCAAAAGCTTCATGGGAAAAACTGGACATAGCAACATCAAAAAGGCGATGAAAGAGCTTGATATCGACCTTGCGGCTGAAGTGAGCGGGCATATATTTTTCAAAGAACGCTACTTTGGCTTTGATGATGCGGTTTATGCGATGATGAGAGTGCTTGAGCTTGTAAAACTCGGCTTTGACTTAGATGCTGAACTTGATAAGCTTCCTAAACTTTATAGCACTGATGAGATTAAAATCCACACTAGCGAAGAGATGAAATTTAAGATAATTGCGGCTTTAAAAAGCGAGATTATAAATGGCATAGATGGACTGCCGCCGATTCGAGATATCATCGATATAGACGGACTTAGAGTTAGGTTTGATGATGGTTGGGCGCTTGTTAGAGCGAGTAACACAACACCTGTTTTAGTAACTAGGTTTGAAGCTAGGAGCAATGAGTTTTTAAAGCTTTTACAAGATAGGTTTATGAAATTTGTGGATAATGTGAGAGAAAGAATTTGA
- a CDS encoding YaaA family protein, which yields MKILFSPSEMKSQVSASAKFSLDNFIFPSLKEKREFVLNAYENFILSASFEELSKLFGTKDEKSVEYYKKSFKSNLGIKAVLRYDGVAYKALDYRSLDLNSQKYIDENVLIFSNLYGVLKADTPLPDYKFKQGEKFSELKIENFYKETFSKSLDEALEHEDILDLRAGFYDKFYSIKKEFLTLKFIKNGKVVSHFAKHYRGIVLREIAKKNVLNFQEFQEVEFQNLKLVELKNIKNKREMVLSIL from the coding sequence ATGAAAATTCTTTTTTCGCCAAGCGAGATGAAATCCCAAGTTAGCGCAAGTGCTAAATTTAGTTTAGATAATTTTATATTTCCATCTTTAAAAGAAAAACGAGAATTTGTTTTAAACGCTTATGAAAACTTCATATTAAGCGCATCTTTTGAAGAGCTTAGCAAACTTTTTGGCACAAAAGATGAAAAAAGCGTGGAGTACTATAAAAAAAGCTTTAAGTCAAATTTAGGCATAAAAGCTGTTTTAAGATACGACGGCGTAGCTTATAAAGCGCTTGATTACCGCTCTTTGGATTTAAATTCACAAAAATATATAGATGAAAATGTTCTTATTTTTTCAAATTTATATGGAGTTTTAAAAGCCGATACTCCACTTCCTGATTATAAGTTTAAACAAGGCGAAAAATTTAGCGAACTAAAGATAGAAAATTTTTACAAAGAAACTTTTAGCAAGTCGCTCGATGAGGCACTTGAACACGAGGATATTTTAGACTTGCGTGCTGGATTTTATGATAAATTTTATAGCATTAAAAAAGAGTTTTTGACACTTAAATTTATAAAAAATGGCAAGGTTGTAAGCCACTTTGCAAAACACTATAGAGGCATTGTTTTAAGGGAAATTGCCAAGAAAAATGTTTTAAATTTTCAAGAATTTCAAGAGGTGGAATTCCAAAATTTAAAGCTAGTTGAACTTAAAAATATAAAAAACAAACGAGAGATGGTTTTATCTATATTATGA
- a CDS encoding polysaccharide pyruvyl transferase family protein, which yields MKIAVLTFPLLNNYGGILQAFAMMKMLKNLGHEPMLVNLKLRIDIKFKIKYFIKRYLLCCFKKYRNPVDFAQNKNIKKFIKNNINPKTKKIYNIDELYALFNENNFNACIVGSDQVFALMGIYNFTGIYSLYFLHDNIIRIAYAASFGGDTYRGDKTKIDFYSKNLKKFELISVREKSGVEICNKIFGVEATHVLDPTMMINKNNYIKLFRYIKESKSEGKILAYILDKNGVKDNTIKNISKNKNLCIYEINDGKSTDNTVSIEGWIKAIYDAEIVITDSFHGCVFSIIFNKQFYCFINEERGADRFYSLLDIFNLRNRIIDNSTNFNNNINYNNINKLLLDFIEKSRSILKKSI from the coding sequence TTGAAGATAGCTGTTTTAACATTTCCTCTTCTTAACAATTATGGTGGAATCTTGCAAGCTTTTGCTATGATGAAAATGCTTAAAAATCTAGGACATGAGCCAATGCTTGTAAATTTAAAATTAAGAATAGATATAAAATTTAAAATAAAATATTTTATAAAAAGATATTTACTATGCTGTTTTAAAAAATATAGAAATCCGGTTGATTTTGCTCAAAATAAAAATATAAAAAAATTTATAAAAAATAATATTAATCCAAAAACAAAAAAAATTTATAATATTGATGAGCTATATGCATTATTCAATGAAAATAATTTTAATGCGTGTATTGTTGGTAGTGATCAAGTGTTTGCATTAATGGGAATTTATAATTTTACGGGTATATATAGCTTGTACTTCTTGCATGATAATATTATTAGAATAGCTTATGCTGCTTCTTTTGGCGGCGATACATATAGAGGAGATAAAACAAAAATTGATTTTTATAGTAAAAATCTAAAAAAATTTGAATTAATCTCTGTAAGAGAAAAAAGTGGAGTTGAAATTTGCAATAAAATTTTTGGTGTTGAGGCAACGCATGTATTAGACCCAACTATGATGATAAATAAAAACAATTATATAAAGCTTTTTAGGTACATTAAAGAAAGTAAAAGTGAGGGTAAAATTTTGGCCTATATATTAGATAAAAATGGTGTAAAAGATAATACTATAAAAAATATATCAAAAAATAAAAATTTATGTATATATGAGATAAATGATGGAAAAAGTACTGATAATACAGTATCTATAGAAGGATGGATTAAAGCTATATATGATGCAGAAATTGTTATAACAGATTCATTTCATGGATGCGTATTTTCGATAATTTTTAATAAACAATTTTATTGCTTTATAAATGAAGAGCGTGGAGCGGATAGATTTTATTCGCTTTTAGATATATTTAACTTAAGAAATAGAATAATTGACAATAGCACGAATTTTAATAATAATATAAATTACAATAATATAAATAAATTACTTCTAGATTTTATTGAAAAATCTAGAAGTATATTGAAGAAAAGTATATAA
- a CDS encoding DMT family transporter: MFKNINIGVIYMLISALCFAVMGVFSKLLSQNLSSLEVVFFRNLIGVALIYISVVKSPLKSVGGKPFLLFLRGFIGFLALLAFFYNIANIPLANAMIFSQTSPIFTAMFAYIFLKERIGSIGWMAILVGFFGLILFVKPDIGFSKTDLLGIFSGLGGGLAYTSIRELKKYYDTRSIVLSFMIVGSAGPLFLMLLAEIYQNQSLDFMLSPFVMPTKFDILYIAGMGFFATIAQVYMTKSYGVSKAGIVAPVSYANIPFSMLFGWFLGDVFPDGIAFIGIFLIIFAGVLISKSK; the protein is encoded by the coding sequence ATGTTTAAAAATATAAATATAGGCGTTATATATATGCTGATTTCAGCACTTTGCTTTGCTGTAATGGGAGTTTTCTCAAAACTTTTAAGCCAAAATTTAAGCTCGCTTGAAGTTGTATTTTTTAGAAATCTTATAGGCGTAGCGCTAATCTACATAAGCGTTGTAAAATCTCCGCTTAAAAGCGTTGGCGGAAAGCCATTTTTACTTTTTTTACGGGGTTTTATCGGCTTTTTGGCTCTGCTTGCATTTTTTTATAACATAGCAAATATCCCGCTTGCAAATGCTATGATTTTTTCTCAAACTTCACCTATATTTACAGCTATGTTTGCTTATATTTTTTTAAAAGAGAGAATCGGAAGTATCGGCTGGATGGCAATTTTGGTAGGTTTTTTTGGGCTTATTTTATTTGTTAAACCAGACATCGGCTTTTCAAAAACAGATCTTTTAGGTATATTTAGTGGGCTTGGTGGAGGGCTTGCCTATACGAGCATTAGAGAGCTTAAGAAATACTACGACACTCGCTCAATAGTGCTTTCTTTTATGATAGTTGGAAGTGCTGGACCTCTTTTTTTAATGCTTTTAGCTGAAATTTATCAAAACCAAAGTCTTGATTTTATGCTCTCGCCTTTTGTGATGCCAACTAAATTTGATATATTATACATCGCAGGAATGGGCTTTTTTGCTACAATCGCTCAAGTTTATATGACTAAAAGTTATGGCGTAAGCAAAGCTGGAATCGTCGCGCCTGTAAGCTATGCAAACATACCTTTTTCTATGCTTTTTGGCTGGTTTTTAGGTGATGTTTTTCCAGATGGCATAGCATTTATAGGAATTTTCTTGATTATATTTGCTGGCGTTTTGATATCAAAAAGTAAATAA